From Alteromonas australica, one genomic window encodes:
- the flgA gene encoding flagellar basal body P-ring formation chaperone FlgA, translated as MNILKHKFFTIEQWQYALFVMMFSIATFPCNAADLHEKVQQGAQKYLMSVLSPSDEDTNIDIRIVKIDDRISIPQCPTGFQYYASDEALKQSYISVRVSCQNNDWYLFTSAQVSRTKQIVVTSGAVSPGTVLGADNLTLADVDIRRLRYTAFTDLNSLIGARMKRRVVDGQAIQSNMLCFVCKGDRITIKAHIGTMAVKTAGIAEQDGVIGDTIRVTNTSSQNTVIAEVASAKEVVVHL; from the coding sequence ATGAATATTTTAAAACACAAATTTTTTACGATAGAACAATGGCAATATGCACTTTTTGTCATGATGTTTTCCATTGCAACATTCCCTTGTAATGCTGCTGACTTACATGAAAAAGTTCAACAAGGTGCGCAAAAATATTTAATGTCAGTACTTAGTCCTAGCGACGAAGATACTAACATCGACATACGTATTGTGAAGATAGACGATAGGATAAGTATTCCTCAGTGCCCCACAGGGTTTCAGTACTATGCATCAGACGAAGCACTCAAACAGTCGTATATTTCTGTTCGTGTTAGTTGTCAAAATAACGATTGGTATCTCTTTACCAGTGCGCAAGTTAGTAGAACAAAACAAATTGTTGTCACGTCTGGTGCAGTGAGTCCAGGAACCGTTTTAGGTGCCGATAACTTAACCCTCGCCGATGTGGATATTCGGCGCCTAAGATATACGGCCTTCACAGACCTGAACAGTTTAATTGGCGCCCGCATGAAACGTAGAGTGGTCGATGGTCAAGCCATACAATCAAATATGCTGTGTTTTGTATGTAAAGGTGACAGAATAACCATTAAAGCCCATATTGGCACTATGGCGGTGAAGACTGCTGGAATCGCCGAACAAGATGGTGTCATTGGTGATACAATTAGGGTGACAAACACGAGCAGTCAAAATACGGTAATAGCCGAAGTCGCCAGTGCGAAAGAAGTCGTGGTACAC
- a CDS encoding chemotaxis protein CheV, which translates to MSGILDSVNQRTQLVGQNRLELLLFRLNGRQRFGINVFKVREVLQCPPLTSMPKLNTLVRGVAHIRGQTISVIDLSMATGGRRIEDLSNAFIVIAEYNRSVQGFLVGAVERIINTNWDAIMPPPQGTGRASYLTAVTEVENELIEILDVEKILNEISPLNADVSADVAEGLTTEGKEDKIIFIADDSAVARNQVKKALTTLGLEIELAKNGLEALNRLKEIAEEYGDVTNRVGVLVSDIEMPEMDGYTLTAEIKNTPQLQKLHVVLHTSLSGVFNQAMVQKVGADDFIAKFHPDELATAVQKWLMKDCE; encoded by the coding sequence ATGTCGGGTATTTTGGATTCAGTTAACCAACGCACGCAGCTCGTTGGGCAAAACCGGCTAGAGTTATTATTGTTTAGGTTAAATGGCCGACAGCGCTTTGGTATCAACGTTTTTAAAGTTCGTGAAGTACTTCAGTGCCCACCTTTAACGTCGATGCCAAAGTTGAACACTTTAGTTCGTGGTGTGGCGCATATTCGTGGGCAAACTATTTCTGTCATCGACTTGAGTATGGCGACAGGGGGTCGTCGTATAGAAGACTTGTCAAACGCGTTTATTGTCATTGCAGAATATAATCGCTCCGTACAAGGTTTTTTGGTGGGGGCCGTTGAACGTATCATCAACACAAATTGGGATGCGATTATGCCACCGCCCCAAGGTACCGGCAGAGCAAGTTATCTTACTGCGGTGACAGAAGTAGAAAACGAATTGATTGAAATTCTTGATGTTGAAAAAATCTTGAATGAAATCTCACCACTGAATGCCGATGTAAGTGCTGACGTCGCCGAAGGGCTTACTACCGAAGGTAAAGAAGACAAGATTATCTTTATTGCTGACGATTCTGCCGTGGCGAGAAATCAGGTGAAGAAAGCACTGACAACCCTTGGCCTGGAAATCGAGTTAGCTAAAAATGGACTAGAAGCCTTGAACCGTTTGAAGGAAATTGCCGAAGAGTACGGTGATGTAACAAACCGAGTTGGCGTACTTGTATCGGACATTGAAATGCCAGAAATGGATGGTTACACGCTTACCGCTGAAATAAAAAATACGCCACAGTTACAGAAACTTCATGTGGTTTTGCATACGTCACTGAGTGGGGTATTCAACCAAGCTATGGTACAGAAGGTGGGAGCCGATGATTTCATTGCGAAATTCCACCCCGATGAACTGGCTACGGCAGTTCAGAAATGGCTTATGAAAGATTGTGAATAA